From one Amaranthus tricolor cultivar Red isolate AtriRed21 chromosome 17, ASM2621246v1, whole genome shotgun sequence genomic stretch:
- the LOC130804187 gene encoding scarecrow-like protein 27: MMQTMPYNLQGKGVVEVSSLISQISPPNWKSLDRLHLQQQQNSLTNQVLEEEFVEENQQKQISASIRETSSIESEPTSTLETTRRSPSTHTSTSTLSSSFTDKTTVLEPAGVADPACARKEDWSSELHHLHPGSESIIINHNVSANPGSGPGSGSGGERLGVGSIGMEDWDTMFPNGDGALLPWIIGDSEDPSLGLKHLLQSGSNPCVDYDGVVDQASGFDSQSQNLSPFLSNPQHSIGAVVASEGNGGSGFVGSEFGGNNNGNNAKIGVSPNCSSGVLNVSGKISNNGLNSLNGMILSSSPANFPNQFEVGDEKPQIFNPQMVMNSQQAQSVGNPSFLMPPLGYCQLDQHMLQPPTKRHNPGVVLDPNLMVKNPFIDPGHELLLRKQQHQQMGLQQFPIGFPPQLIAPHLQQKSMMVSKQTHQQQQQHFPMPVLQQHQLQEQAIKDQLFKAADLILTGNFSLAQEILARLNHQLSLTKPFLRAASYVKEALQMLLLMGNPVSAPPPKTLTPYDIVHKMNAYKLFSEVSPITQFVNFTSTQAILEAFDDSDAIHIIDFDIGCGAQWASLIQELPLRKKGAPSLKITAFAPMSSSNPFELTLIRENLLQFANEIGVAFELQVINLDLFDPSSCSMPNFRSSEDEAIAVSIPIWSFSSRPSILPPILEFIKQRSPKIVVSLDRGFDRFDVAFPQHLVHTLDSCTSLLESLDGLNVAPDIVSKVEKFFIQPRIENTVLGRVHFPEKMPHWKNLFASSGFSPFQFSNFTETQADYVVKRNPGRGFHVEKRQASLVLSWQRRELVAASAWRC, encoded by the exons ATG ATGCAAACTATGCCCTACAATTTGCAAGGCAAGGGTGTGGTTGAGGTTTCAAGTTTAATTTCACAAATTTCTCCTCCAAATTGGAAGAGTTTAGACAGATTACATctccaacaacaacaaaattcattaacaaatcaagttttagaAGAAGAATTTGTAGAAGAAAATCAACAAAAGCAAATCTCAGCAAGTATAAGAGAAACAAGTTCAATTGAAAGTGAACCTACATCTACTCTGGAGACAACTAGAAGAAGTCCAAGTACTCATACATCCACCTCAACTCTTTCCTCATCTTTTACTGATAAGACTACTGTACTTGAACCAGCCGGTGTGGCGGACCCCGCATGTGCCCGGAAAGAGGATTGGTCCTCGGAGCTCCACCATCTTCACCCAGGATCTGAGAGTattataattaatcataatGTATCAGCTAATCCGGGTTCGGGTCCGGGTTCGGGTTCTGGAGGGGAAAGATTGGGTGTTGGGTCTATTGGGATGGAAGATTGGGATACCATGTTTCCTAATGGAGATGGGGCTTTATTACCTTGGATTATTGGTGATTCTGAAGACCCTAGTTTAGGGTTAAAGCATCTTTTACAATCTGGGTCTAATCCTTGTGTGGATTATGATGGTGTTGTTGATCAAGCTTCTGGGTTTGATTCACAAAGTCAGAATCTTTCACCATTTTTGTCTAACCCACAACATTCAATTGGTGCTGTGGTTGCTTCTGAAGGTAATGGAGGTTCTGGTTTTGTTGGGTCTGAATTTGGTggtaataataatggtaataatgCTAAAATTGGGGTTTCTCCAAATTGTTCATCTGGGGTTTTGAATGTTAGTGGTAAAATTTCTAATAATGGGTTGAATTCTTTAAATGGTATGATTTTGAGTTCAAGTCCTGCAAATTTCCCAAATCAATTTGAAGTTGGGGATGAAAAACCTCAAATTTTCAACCCCCAGATGGTGATGAATTCACAACAAGCTCAGAGTGTTGGAAACCCTAGCTTTCTGATGCCTCCTTTAGGTTACTGTCAGTTGGACCAACATATGTTGCAACCTCCTACAAAGCGCCATAACCCGGGTGTTGTTCTTGACCCGAATCTTATGGTGAAAAACCCGTTTATTGACCCGGGTCATGAGCTGCTGTTGCGGAAACAGCAACATCAGCAGATGGGTTTACAGCAGTTTCCCATTGGTTTTCCGCCACAATTGATTGCACCCCATCTCCAACAGAAGTCTATGATGGTGTCTAAACAAACCCATCAGCAGCAACAACAGCATTTCCCAATGCCGGTCCTTCAGCAACATCAATTGCAAGAGCAGGCGATAAAAGACCAGCTCTTCAAGGCGGCTGACCTGATTTTAACTGGGAATTTCTCACTCGCGCAAGAGATATTGGCGCGGCTCAATCACCAGCTTTCCCTTACGAAACCTTTCCTTAGAGCGGCTTCGTATGTGAAGGAAGCTCTACAAATGCTCCTTTTGATGGGCAACCCAGTTTCTGCTCCTCCGCCAAAGACCCTAACCCCTTATGATATTGTCCATAAAATGAATGCATACAAGTTGTTTTCCGAGGTCTCCCCTATTACCCAATTCGTCAATTTCACTTCCACTCAGGCCATTCTCGAGGCTTTCGATGATTCTGATGCTATTCATATTATCGATTTTGATATCGGTTGTGGTGCTCAATGGGCGTCTTTGATTCAAGAGCTTCCCTTGAGAAAAAAGGGTGCTCCTTCCCTCAAAATTACAGCCTTTGCTCCAATGTCCTCTAGTAACCCCTTTGAACTTACCCTAATTCGCGAAAACCTTTTGCAATTTGCCAATGAAATTGGTGTCGCATTCGAGCTACAAGTCATAAATTTGGATTTGTTTGATCCCTCTTCATGCTCCATGCCTAATTTTCGATCCTCAGAGGATGAGGCTATTGCTGTTAGTATCCCCATTTGGTCGTTCTCTAGTCGCCCCTCCATACTTCCACCCATTCTCGAGTTTATCAAGCAGCGTTCACCTAAGATCGTAGTCTCTTTAGATAGAGGGTTTGATCGTTTCGATGTTGCTTTTCCGCAGCATCTTGTTCATACCCTTGACTCGTGTACTAGTCTCTTGGAGTCGCTTGATGGTTTAAATGTAGCTCCCGACATTGTAAGCAAGGTCGAAAAGTTCTTCATCCAGCCTAGGATCGAAAACACTGTATTGGGTCGTGTTCATTTCCCCGAAAAGATGCCCCATTGGAAGAACCTATTCGCCTCATCCGGTTTTTCACCCTTTCAATTCAGCAATTTCACCGAAACGCAAGCAGATTATGTGGTGAAGAGAAATCCGGGGAGGGGATTCCACGTAGAAAAGCGACAGGCATCGTTAGTGTTAAGTTGGCAAAGGCGCGAGCTCGTGGCAGCATCGGCATGGAGGTGTTAA